GCCGTCGTCCCGTGCGTGCCCAGCGGGACCGTGGCCGTGACCGCCACCGCCGCAGCGCTGACGAGCAGTGCGGCGACGACGACGCTGACCGGCACGCCGCAGGCAATTCCGGTGGGACAGGCGTTCGTGGCGAGCAGCGGCCTGGCGAGCCGATGCATCGAGCTCGCGGCGACCGGCGGCGCAGCCCGCTACCTCGTCTCCGTCTACAGCACCTCCACATCTCCGAACTCGCTCATCGATTTCGAACTCGGCGGGAACCCCGCAACGTCGGCCGCAGCCGTGCGACAGATGGCGTCGCTGCGCGCGCGCCGTGCGGCAGCCGCGACCGAAGTCGCCTCCGCCGACGTTGACCGTGCGCACTGGGCGCACCTCGAGCGCGAGCGCGCGCTCATCGAGGAGCTGCGCGCACGCGAGCGAGCGCAGGGCGCCCCGTTGCGCCGCCGGTCGCTCACCGCCGCGGTCGCCGTACCGGCCCTGGGCGACCGGCGGGTCTTCTACTGGAACTATGGCGGCTGCGCCGACACGACGGCGCAGGTGACGGCGCGGGTGCTGTACGCCGGCACCCGGGCCATCATCTGGGAAGACACCTCCAACGCGATCCTCGCCAGCGCCAACACAGTCCTCGCCGACCGATACCAGCGCATCGGCCAGGTGTTCGACCTCGACCAGTACGACGTCGTGCGCACCACCTTTGGCGATCCGCTGCGCCGCGACCCGCAAACGGACAACGACGGACGCGTGCATATGGTCTTCACGCACCGCGTCAATGAGATCGGCGGGGTCGTGGCCTTCGTGACGAGCGCGGACCAGTTCGCACGCGTCACGTGTGCGGCGAGCAACTTCGGCGAGTTCTTCTACGGCAGCGTTCCCACGCAGCCTGGTTCGAATCTCGAGAGTTCCGCGTATCCCGACGGATGGTACAACTTCATGGGCCGGACGGTCGTGCACGAGGTGAAGCACATCGCGTCGATGGCGGCCCGGGTGGCCAACGGCGCGCCGTTCGAGCAGAGCTGGCTCGAGGAAGGCACGGCGCGGCACGCCGAGGAAGTCTGGGCGCGACAGGCGCTGCATCACTCCCTGTGGCGGGGGAACAACGGATACGGAACGGCCGCCAGCAATGGCCTGTATTGCGATTTCAATTCCTCGAATGCCACCTGCCTCGCCAATGACCCATTGCGACGGCCGAGCTATGGCGTGCGACGCCAGTTCAATGAGATCCGGCCGCGACTGCTGGAGCCGTGGAACTGGTCACCGTTCGGCGACGCCTCCGGGCAGAGCGGGAACGTCTTCTACCAGACCGCCTGGTCGCTCGTGCGATACGCCATCGATCTGTACGGCGCATCGGAGGCGGCCTTCCTCACCGCGCTCACGAGCTCGACGACCAGCGGTCCAGCCAATCTCGCGAACGTCGCCGGCGTGCCCTTCTCCGACCTGCTGGGCGGCTGGACGCTCGCGCTCTACGCCGACGATTATCCCGGTCTCGCCTCTGGGTCGAACCTGCTGAAGTTCCAGACGTGGAACCTGCGCGACATCTACGGCTCGCTGAACACCGACCCGCTGTGGCGCACGCGGTTCAGCACGCCGTATCCCATCACGCCCACCCCGCTGCCGTTTGGCGCGTTCACGGCGCAGCAACTGGGAGTGCGCGGCGGAGCCAACGCCTATTTCGAACTCAGCGGATCGGCGACGGCGGCGCAGGTGCTCAACCTGCGGGCCACCGGCGGCGGCGCGCCGTCCTCGCAGCTGCGCATCGCGATTGCGAGGCTGCAATGACGCGAACTACGCGGATCGCGCCGATCAGGCATTTCGCGCTCGTCCCACTCCTGGTCGTGATGGCGCTTGCCGCGTGCTCGCCGGCGGTCGAGCGGCAACGCAGCATTCCCGCCGACACCGCGACCGCGCCGATGCCGGTGCGTGCGACCACGGATTCGGCGGCCAACGCGGTGACGCGCCCCGCGGCCGCATCGCCGCAGACGGACACGCTCCGCGGGATCGTGGAACGCATCGGCAGCGAGCCGCGCTCGACGATCGTCGTGCGCGCGGCCGACGGATCAGCGTGCGCGGTGCAGTCCGCCAACGCGCTGCCGGTGGAGGGCCTCGAGGTCGTCTTCTGGGGAGCGCGCCGTAACGGCGCGACCGTGATTCCCGGCGTGTCGTGCACCTTCAGCGTCGAGCGTTACGCCGTGCGCGCCGCCGATGGCATCGCGGCAACGGACGGCGTTCTGCGACGGAGCGGCAACGCGTTCGTGATGGAGCTTCCGTCCGGTGCGTTCTCGCCACTGCGTGAAGTGCCCCCATCGCTGCGTGCGCAGGTCGGCGCGCGCATCTGGTGGGCGGGTCCGCTCGACCACGCGCCGGCGGCGTACGGCGTGCTGCAACCCGCCCGGTGATCAGGGACGGGACGCCAGCGCGCGCGTGGCCTAGATTTCGGCACCCCCGCGCGCACTGAGCGCTTCCAGCCGGAGAGTGCCGATCGTGGACGCCACGCTGCAACCGTTCTTTCACCCCACCGGGATCGCCGTCGTTGGCGCCTCGCACGATCCGGTGAAGCTGGGGTTCGGAGTGGCGCGCAACCTCACGCAGTCGGGCTTCCCGGGCGCCATCCACCTGGTGAATCCGCGCGGCGGCACGCTGATGGGACGCGAGACGTATCGCGACCTCTCCGCGGTGCCAGATCCGGTGGACCTCGCCGTCATTGTGGTGCCGGCCGCGGCGGTGCCGGGCGCGCTGCGCGCCTGCGGCGCGCGCGGCATCCAGGCGGCGATCATCGCCTCCGGTGGATTCCGTGAAGTGGGCGCCGAGGGCGCCGTCCTCGAGGCGGAGGTCGCACAGATTGCCCGCGACCTTGGCATCCGGCTCGTCGGACCGAATTGCATCGGCCTGCTCGACACGCACCTCCCGCTCGACACCACCTTTCTCGCGCCGCCGCCGCCGACGCCGGGCGACGTGGCATTCGTCTCGCACTCGGGGGCCATCTGCGCCGCCGTCATTGACTGGGCCAGCGGCCAGGGCTTCGGCCTTTCGCGGCTCGTCAGTCTTGGCAACCAGACGGACGTCAGCGAAACCGACGTGCTGGCGCACGTCGCCAGCGACGCACAC
This region of Gemmatimonadaceae bacterium genomic DNA includes:
- a CDS encoding IPT/TIG domain-containing protein; this encodes MTRTLRRAAVMAVGLVAGCNDSTPPLVPTTFDVSASSLTFDAIGSTQALTITVRDQHGAVMAATKPMLTSSSPAVATVSGSSPATVTATGNGSATITASAGRATTTIAVLVAQVPATVTVAAGNDQTARVGAPLPVAIAARVADRLDVPVPNVSVTFTAGIGSGTITGSPALTNALGVATADAWTLGTTPGIKSAAATIGATAFAAFNATATVGPAAALAIYAGNNQVANPDATLPVPPAVRVGDLYGNAVGGTVVTFAVASGGGTATGTTATSNSAGIATVGSWVMGSASGTNTLSATSPGLNTVTFTASAGIMPVIASVSPTPLIPGGTMTVTGTGFASTMTGNTLRVGGATATVTGATPTQITAVVPCVPSGTVAVTATAAALTSSAATTTLTGTPQAIPVGQAFVASSGLASRCIELAATGGAARYLVSVYSTSTSPNSLIDFELGGNPATSAAAVRQMASLRARRAAAATEVASADVDRAHWAHLERERALIEELRARERAQGAPLRRRSLTAAVAVPALGDRRVFYWNYGGCADTTAQVTARVLYAGTRAIIWEDTSNAILASANTVLADRYQRIGQVFDLDQYDVVRTTFGDPLRRDPQTDNDGRVHMVFTHRVNEIGGVVAFVTSADQFARVTCAASNFGEFFYGSVPTQPGSNLESSAYPDGWYNFMGRTVVHEVKHIASMAARVANGAPFEQSWLEEGTARHAEEVWARQALHHSLWRGNNGYGTAASNGLYCDFNSSNATCLANDPLRRPSYGVRRQFNEIRPRLLEPWNWSPFGDASGQSGNVFYQTAWSLVRYAIDLYGASEAAFLTALTSSTTSGPANLANVAGVPFSDLLGGWTLALYADDYPGLASGSNLLKFQTWNLRDIYGSLNTDPLWRTRFSTPYPITPTPLPFGAFTAQQLGVRGGANAYFELSGSATAAQVLNLRATGGGAPSSQLRIAIARLQ